Proteins encoded within one genomic window of Bacteroides sedimenti:
- a CDS encoding glycosyltransferase family 2 protein, producing MDISICIPVYNVAPYLKRCLDSLFTQDFEGTFEVICVDDASTDDSFSILTDYQRDEPRLKVMQLPERKKISVVRTTALQAASGNYIMQVDSDDWLQQGALAALHRKCMETGADIVVYDYLVDDSGEWIQDRHFKEDGLFRENKSKIQPIFNGAACCKVVKRALIADLLFYKLNVSWGDDFLFNTEILLKAESICLLPAAYYVYCINQQSITYSIRKSEYEMLEDRIASVDATSEMLHRFSASYQHKLSLLNYHKYKLLILLLRVSNRDAVREKQLIRLADSMRRLPEMTKRGRLNVSLTIKYPLYALIYMAFRIDFKQALGVFYNKYIKR from the coding sequence ATGGATATATCGATTTGCATACCGGTTTATAATGTCGCGCCTTACCTGAAAAGATGTCTCGACTCACTATTTACCCAGGATTTTGAAGGAACTTTCGAGGTGATATGTGTCGACGATGCATCGACGGATGATAGCTTTTCCATTCTGACCGACTATCAACGGGATGAACCCCGGCTGAAAGTGATGCAGCTGCCCGAAAGAAAGAAAATCTCAGTTGTACGTACTACTGCACTTCAGGCTGCTAGTGGCAATTATATTATGCAGGTTGATTCGGATGACTGGCTGCAACAGGGTGCCCTTGCTGCTCTCCACCGGAAATGCATGGAAACAGGAGCGGATATCGTTGTGTACGATTATCTGGTGGATGATTCGGGAGAGTGGATTCAGGATAGACATTTTAAAGAGGATGGGCTTTTCAGGGAAAATAAAAGTAAAATTCAGCCGATATTTAATGGAGCAGCATGCTGTAAGGTGGTAAAACGTGCGCTTATTGCCGATTTGTTGTTTTACAAACTTAATGTCAGTTGGGGAGATGATTTCCTGTTTAATACTGAAATTCTGCTAAAGGCAGAATCAATATGTCTTCTTCCTGCCGCTTATTATGTTTATTGCATAAATCAGCAATCCATTACCTACAGCATCAGGAAGAGTGAATATGAGATGCTGGAAGACAGGATTGCATCGGTAGATGCTACCAGCGAAATGCTTCACAGGTTTTCTGCATCATACCAGCATAAGCTCTCTTTATTGAACTATCATAAATATAAACTGCTTATCTTGTTGTTGCGGGTGAGCAATAGAGATGCGGTTAGGGAAAAGCAGCTGATAAGGCTTGCGGATAGTATGCGACGGCTTCCTGAGATGACAAAAAGGGGACGCCTGAATGTTTCTCTGACAATAAAGTATCCTTTGTATGCGTTGATTTATATGGCATTTAGGATTGACTTTAAACAAGCATTGGGTGTTTTTTACAATAAGTACATAAAGAGATGA
- a CDS encoding glycosyltransferase, whose product MNDISGNIRILQLPSWYLPEGGQFCKDQAIFLKQKGIEVHILANVVLPWKKYRLKAVTAPWKSFEAIEDGVLTYRYYYRRLPKQNIGNIKAWCNRTVKLFDEYVEKYGKPHLIHVHSCTWGGYAAFLIKEKYGIPYVITEHRGIFGMRSSLAQKSFLPHYTPFLEKGFSNSSYIIPVSDQQIPKIKEFLQKDIPIKTISNILDTSFFHYMPREPKETFTFVSVNGFYDVKGYDILLPAFDLVCAKMKNVRLRMVGENFEQKAFQDILSNCRNKELIAFTGWLEPDGVLEELRGADAFVMSSRVEAQPIAILEAISTGLPVVCTEVVPEAVVSHNEGYRVPVEDVAALANAMLEMVTNRNRFDGKAISVHAASVAGPDVVTENLISIYRQILQSRL is encoded by the coding sequence ATGAATGATATTTCCGGAAACATAAGAATATTACAATTACCTTCTTGGTACCTTCCCGAAGGGGGACAGTTTTGCAAGGATCAGGCCATTTTCCTGAAGCAGAAAGGAATAGAAGTGCACATCCTTGCCAATGTGGTGCTGCCCTGGAAAAAGTACCGACTGAAAGCTGTGACTGCACCCTGGAAATCCTTTGAAGCGATAGAGGACGGAGTGCTGACCTATCGCTATTACTACCGCAGATTACCTAAACAAAACATCGGTAACATAAAGGCGTGGTGCAACCGGACTGTGAAACTATTCGATGAATACGTTGAAAAATACGGTAAACCTCATCTGATTCATGTGCATAGTTGTACGTGGGGTGGTTATGCGGCTTTCCTGATAAAAGAGAAATATGGCATCCCCTATGTTATTACCGAGCACAGGGGCATTTTCGGCATGCGTTCGTCTCTTGCCCAGAAATCCTTTTTACCACATTATACCCCTTTTTTGGAGAAAGGATTCTCCAATTCATCGTATATTATTCCTGTATCAGACCAGCAGATTCCCAAAATAAAGGAGTTTCTTCAGAAGGATATTCCAATTAAAACGATATCGAATATTCTTGATACCTCTTTTTTTCATTATATGCCAAGGGAACCTAAAGAAACTTTCACGTTTGTTTCGGTTAATGGGTTCTATGATGTGAAAGGATACGATATCCTTCTGCCCGCATTCGATTTGGTTTGTGCAAAAATGAAGAATGTCCGCTTGCGGATGGTGGGAGAGAACTTTGAGCAAAAGGCATTTCAGGATATATTGTCCAATTGCAGGAATAAAGAACTGATTGCTTTTACCGGATGGCTGGAGCCTGATGGTGTGCTTGAGGAACTTCGTGGAGCCGATGCTTTTGTGATGTCAAGCCGGGTGGAAGCGCAGCCCATTGCTATACTCGAAGCCATAAGTACAGGCTTGCCGGTAGTATGTACGGAAGTTGTGCCCGAAGCCGTTGTTTCACATAACGAAGGTTATCGCGTGCCGGTAGAGGATGTCGCTGCATTGGCAAATGCCATGCTGGAAATGGTAACCAACCGTAATAGGTTCGATGGAAAGGCCATTTCTGTTCATGCCGCCTCTGTTGCCGGACCTGATGTGGTGACAGAAAACCTGATATCCATTTACAGACAGATACTTCAATCTCGCTTATAG
- a CDS encoding M20 family metallo-hydrolase, producing MNTEYLLSEAVGMLKSLISIPSFSRDEEAAADYLQNYIESIGIETRRKGNNIICVAPMFDLKKPTILLNSHIDTVKPVNGWRKDPFNPVEENGKLFGLGSNDAGASLVSLFQVYQELSKTRQEYNLIFVASCEEEVSGKEGIESVLSELPPIALGIVGEPTEMHPAIAEKGLMVLDVTSFGKAGHAARNEGENAIYKALEDIQWFKEHRFKKESPLLGPVKMSVTQINAGTQHNVIPDRCTFVVDIRSNELYSNEELFADIKKHVKSEVKARSFRLNSSRIEENHPFIKRAIKMGRAPFGSPTLSDQALMPFPSVKIGPGKSSRSHTADEYILISEIEEAINLYLQLLDGLTI from the coding sequence ATGAATACAGAATATCTACTATCAGAAGCGGTAGGCATGCTTAAATCTCTGATTTCCATCCCCTCTTTCAGCAGGGATGAAGAGGCAGCCGCCGACTATCTGCAGAATTATATCGAATCCATCGGCATCGAGACACGAAGAAAAGGGAACAACATTATCTGTGTGGCTCCGATGTTCGATCTGAAAAAACCAACCATCCTGCTCAATTCGCACATCGACACGGTGAAGCCGGTAAACGGATGGCGAAAAGATCCATTCAACCCCGTTGAAGAGAATGGAAAGCTGTTCGGTTTGGGCAGCAATGATGCCGGTGCAAGCCTGGTATCGCTATTTCAGGTGTACCAGGAACTGTCGAAAACAAGGCAGGAGTACAACCTTATTTTCGTGGCTTCGTGCGAAGAGGAGGTTTCAGGAAAAGAGGGCATCGAGAGTGTACTCTCCGAACTTCCACCCATAGCGCTGGGCATTGTGGGTGAACCCACGGAAATGCATCCTGCCATTGCGGAAAAAGGGTTGATGGTGCTGGATGTAACCAGCTTCGGCAAGGCAGGTCATGCGGCACGTAACGAAGGAGAGAATGCAATCTACAAGGCATTGGAAGATATCCAGTGGTTCAAGGAGCATCGCTTCAAAAAAGAGTCACCTTTGCTGGGGCCTGTAAAGATGAGCGTTACCCAGATAAATGCCGGGACACAGCACAATGTAATCCCCGACAGGTGCACCTTTGTGGTGGATATCCGGAGCAATGAGCTTTACTCTAACGAAGAGCTGTTTGCCGATATAAAGAAGCATGTAAAAAGCGAAGTGAAAGCCCGCTCATTCCGACTCAATTCGTCGCGGATTGAAGAGAATCATCCGTTTATAAAACGCGCAATCAAGATGGGAAGAGCGCCATTCGGGTCGCCCACCCTGTCGGACCAGGCGTTGATGCCCTTCCCCAGCGTGAAGATCGGTCCGGGAAAATCGTCGCGTTCGCATACGGCCGATGAATACATATTAATCAGTGAAATAGAAGAAGCTATTAACCTTTACCTGCAACTGCTGGACGGACTAACCATTTAG